The DNA sequence GGAACCAAAGCATCCAGCCGGAAGCAAGCGGGGGGCAGTACATAGCAGCGTGGGTGGGGCGGAGCGGGGAGGACGAAAAGAGCACGGCGGGGCCTACAACGGGCCCGCCGGCAGGCCAACAAATATATATTTAGTTTTAATATATCCCAAAAAATAAAGCCATTATTTATTCTTTAAAGCCTATATAATATTTTGGGGCGGCGCGGGGCCCCGGGTGCGGTACCTTGCCCGCCCTTTACCCGTAGTTCTTATGTTCGACACCGACTACCTTCCAGGCCGCACCCTATGCACGGTAGCCGGCCGCAAGTACCTGTTTTGCAGCGGCACCGGCTATCTGGGCGCAGCCCGTAGCCCCACTTCGCCGCCCTGCTGGCCGAGGGCTTAGCCCGCTACGGTACCAACTATTCCAGTTCGCGTGGGTCGGGCATTCAGCTAAGCGTATTTGCCGAAGCCGAAGCATACCTGGCCGCCTGGACCGGCGCCCCCGGGGCCCCACATGGCCTGGACCAGCGGCTTACTGGCCCGCCTGGCGGTCGGGGCCCCGGGCCCGGTGGTCATCGTCAGCAACTCGCTCGACCCGCTGCGGCTGGAGCCCTACGATTTTGGCTGGGCCGCCCACTTGCCCCCCGGCCGGCCCACCACCCTGCTGCTCGACGATTCGCACGGCTTAGGCCTGGCCGGGCCGGGCCGGGCCGGGGTGGCTACGCTGCTGACGGCACTGCCGCCTCACGTACATCTGGTGGTGGTCAACTCGTTGAGTGAGGCACTGGGGGTGCCGGCTGGCGCGGTGCTGGCCGACGCGGCGTTCATTGCCCCGCTGCGCGGCGGCCCATTTTTCGGGGCCCGCTCGCCCGCAGTACCGGCGTATTTGTGAGCATTTTTGACAGCCGAGCGGGCGGGGCTGCACGCCGCGGCGCGGCAGCAGCTGGGGGCCTTGGTGGCGCAATTTACCGCGGCCGTGGGGGCCCTGGGGCTATTCCGCTACCAGCTCTGCTTCCCGGTTTTTTACACCGGGGCCAACGCGCTGGCTCCGTTTCTGGAGACGCGCGGTATCCTGATTTCCAGCTTCGCCTACCCCACGCCGGCCGATGCCTGCATCACCCGCGTGGTACTCAACGCCTTGCACACCAGGGCCGATATGACGCAGGTAGCCGCTGCCTGTCAGGCGTTTGCCGCTGCACGCTAGGGGCCCCGGCGGGCTTCCTCACAGCAGCAGCACGTCGATGCGGTGGGCGTGCACTTGCTGGAGGCCTTCGGACCACACGAACACGGTGAAGTTGCCGTCTTGCGAGGCCACCAGGGCCAGGGCGTCGTGCTGGTCGTGCACAAACTGGGCGGCGGCGAGGTGGCGGGTACCGCCGTTCTGGGCCGGGTGGGTGCGCAGGGCGGTGCTCCCCAGCACGGGCTCGGTCACGATGAGCTGCTCGACGGGCCGGCTGTGAGCGGCGCGCGTCACCTTGGCACCGAAGGCCAGCAGCTCGTAGTGCTGGGTAATGACGGTGGCCCCGTCGACGGCCGTGAAGCCGCCCACAATTTCGATGGCCCGCAGCGCCGCCTCAGGCCCCTCGGGCCCGGGCTGGGCCAGCGCGGCCGCGATGCCCGGATAGGCCGGCGCCACGGGGTAGCTGAGCGGCTGCACCACCGAGCCCTGCCACTGCGCCGAACCGGGTGGCACTACCAGCACCAGCCCGCCGCGGCCATGGGCCCGCATGGCGGAGGCCAGCTCCACCAGCACGTCGATGGTGGCGGCGCCCGCCGGAGCCGGG is a window from the Hymenobacter nivis genome containing:
- a CDS encoding putative sensor domain DACNV-containing protein; translated protein: MLSEPTYLAARMVAPALENHFLQHLAAARQLGAELGEVPSASLMEVVIDVAFWASLRREEGRPPRISLALLPPTAAAGPLVFGCRPRLTPQALIKLAPAVEHPGVHLGVWHDADGLYLWGAATRIPPVCFVVEVVEPGLLVVKHRRADGFGKFVNVAVLRGDQVRIIDEENLGLDDYPELRASLPSIPAPAGAATIDVLVELASAMRAHGRGGLVLVVPPGSAQWQGSVVQPLSYPVAPAYPGIAAALAQPGPEGPEAALRAIEIVGGFTAVDGATVITQHYELLAFGAKVTRAAHSRPVEQLIVTEPVLGSTALRTHPAQNGGTRHLAAAQFVHDQHDALALVASQDGNFTVFVWSEGLQQVHAHRIDVLLL